AGTTACTGAGCATACTACTTTTAGTGATTGAGAAGGAGATGAACTGGATGGCTTATCGATATCGCCGCCGTTGTCGCGGGTTAGTAAGACTCCTGCGACGGTGGAGATGATGACGGCGAAGAGGATGATGGCGGAGATGGAAATGATTATGATTCTTTTCTTAACTTTTTTCTGGAATGCTGCTTCCTCTGTTTCGTCTACTTTGCCATACCCCTTGAAGGATTTTATGGTGTCCATCTTTTTTGGATTGGTTTTAGATTTTACAGATTTTAAAGATATTAGATTATTATCAAGAGAGTGTAGAATGTAGGAAACAATGGGaggtttttgtttttgctttttttggGCGGGGAGGAGACAGAGTTAACAGCTACCCCTACCGCCCTACGCGCATGTTAGCCAAGTTGACATAATTGGAAAGTTGGGTATGGGCAGTGGAATGCATATTCGCGGAATCAAAGGAAAAGAGACTactcctccgtcccttaatactcgatctGTTTTAACCGGacacgcatgtcaatgcacaattttgaccaccaatttctttaactaaatattataaaaacttataaaaatattaatattttgaaaatatatgttaagatgaagccaacaatatattatatctaacatttattttcatataatagaaataaaatagggtcaaagtgaattatatggatagtgcaaaaagtcaaaacaggtcgagtattaagggacagagggagtatgagTGGATGTGTTATAAGTTTGTACGAAATTAACGGATCGATTTGATAGTCGGTAATAGATATTATTAATGAGAATGACAATAAGTTGAATGATACTCCCATTGTCCCTAATTGTTTACCTTGTAGGTAAAATGTGCTTTATTAAGATTTTGGCCAAAATGTGATAAGGAAGAGAGGGTATCTTTGTTACTGAAGTATATAAGAAAATGAACTACTTTAAGTAACGCACTAAAATAAATATGGGGCAAACAAATAGGGACAAAGTGAGTAGGTAGGTGTCAAAAATTGGCTTATTAGCATGATTAGGACACATATTTCATGAAGATTTAGCCTTCGTTTGTTTCTAAATGAATATGATTTTCTAAGGGAAAATAGTTTTCCTTTATTTGTTTCCTTGTGGGAAAAAttacaagggaaaaaaatgttagctaaataagtaatttgaacgacttaactggatattgcgtaatacgaactgaaccgattgtcgtgccgtggccggaccactattctaaaagacaattccgcgctacctccgatgcagtagaacacttgcggttgccctccagggtttacacgacaccgagaattatgtgcactcacaatccccgattggagaccagaatatttgcccagaaaGAGAGGAATTTGAGAGAGAGATTGATTGTAAGTTTCTGTATATTTTGTGGAAATAAACGATGAATTTATAGTGAGGCTTTTGGGAAACTGTAACAGCAAAAAACGGCTAGTGGAGAAGTTACGGGAGTAATGGGGAACTGCAACAGTCATAAAACGGCTAGTGGGGAGTAATGACGTGATTAATGGAGCAGTTTCCAAAGTTAGTGGGTTGATTAAGTCAGAACCGCCcttgaccaaaaagaataacccggcccacaaaacccaccccacgcccgcgaaccgcattttCCTGTCAAAACAAAATGAGCCTTAGTTGGTGCGGCGATGCCATAGCTAGCGCCTAGTTCATTATACTACGTATATATTTATTCCTTTCTGGAGGCTTGTCCCTCATTTAATTtgcaacaaaataaaaattagcCTGTAGTAGAGTTGGCTAGTTTTTCTTGATGACAAACAAAACAATATTGCATATTACATGATCACTTAAATCGCAATAAGAAACAAATTAAACATGCTCAATTATTATTAGAGGCCAAGAGAGAAAGGAAAAGCAGTAGCAGGTAACCAATTTCCTCCAGCAATGAAATTCCCAGGAGTATACTGTTGAGCTTCAACGGTGTCTGTAATTACTTTAACACCCCTCCACTGTACACGCTTCGAAGTGTCAGCACCTGGACCAGTGTTCTTATACTCTCCATAGTGAAGAGTTTTAAGTGCAAAGTCACCCtcccactcatgccaacctgcTGGATGAACCACATCACTTATAGTCGATTGCATTATTATTGTCCTTGAGTAATCTTGCCATGGTCTACCAAGATACGTCGGAAACGTATTTTTCGAGGCTTGTAGATCCGAAGTGGCTCCGATTCTACATTTCTGGATCACGATTCCGGTGTTCTGATTCGGGTCTGTTCTTGATTGGGCCGTCACCATGTTCTTTTGGCCCGGGTTAGGTTTACGGGCATGGATGTCACAGTCTTGGAACACGACTGCCGCGTTACCGAATATGAAGTCTACGGTACCCGTAATTAGACATTTGACGTAGAATTGCCGGCTTTTGTGGACGTATAATGTGTCTTGGTAAGCTAGGATGTCGCATTGGTAGAAGGCTGCGAGGTCTCCTCCTACACGAAGTGCTACTGCTTGGTGCTTTGCTGGACCCGCCGTGTTTTGGATGGTTAAGTCTCGGGCTAAGAAACCGTCGGCGGTAACCGCTGCACATACAATGCTAAATCAATATGGGATCGTAACCAacatttaaaaacaatgagaCAATTAATTTCGGATACAATAGGTCCTACGTATACTcagttttgaatatttttatattGTGAAGTATTTTTAAGTGGATAAGCTTTTTGAAAGGTTACATAGTTATCTTTCTACAGTATGATTTTGAAGGTATACGTTTTGTTTTAATGCATTATTACTCTATATATCAATTAAGTTTACCTTCGTCTTACAATATTTTAACAAAAGGTTTTTCACGTACAACGGCACAAGATAATGTTTTACccacttttttttataacttttacctagttttttGTACGCAATAACTTTTAATACGTAGtatattttgattaaatttatattataaaaaaaggttgatagataaatattttatagggttaaattattaattttatatattattagtgatttaaagaaatattttttattaaaatggaaAACTATCACTGGGAAAAAATAGTAAGAGCAAGATTAGCGCTAGTATAGGCTAAGACTTCCATatcatatttttattattttttattcatttttaatttttcagATTATTCTCGAGACCCTTTCAGACTTACTTAATTTTTCCACTTCACCCCTCGTACTCATTCAAGACTCCTCAaacttatgaaaataataaaataaaataaaataataaaaataaaataattaagattGAATCTAACTTTTAAACGTCTTAAGTAGAGTCTTGGAATTCCAAGGCTCTTGTTCAGACTTTTGTCATACTCTTCCACTTAAATGGGAGGTCTTAGGCTAATACTCAATAAGTCTATTGCTCAGACTAGCGCTAATCATGCTCTAAGAAATAGATaaattttacatatatataagggtaacttttaagcgcgcattttaaattaaattttaatccGGTATACAATGTTTATTGTACCACCATTTGTAAATATGAATTTCTAATAttttaaatattgtacaccaagtgTTTTCCGATGAAGAaaatattcataattattaaatCGGCATCTCACTATACTATTCTAGAGAGACAAAATTGATTGTTTGGACAACAACGCTTGGAAAAAGCAGCCAAGCTAAAAGAATTTTCCTCGATGTTGTTTGCTTCTGGTATTAATTGACGCAACTTGATTAATGAGCATCTACTATCTTAACGACTTCCCGTATTAATAAGGTTTTaatctagtggttaagactaaAGGATTGAGTATGATAAGTGGCAGATTTTAATCTTTTTCTCCTGAAGAGCtcacaccaaaaaaaatttgaaaaatcaaCTTAACATTAGCTAATCAAAAGGACTGCTTAATTAAGACATGAAAATCAATTAAGATCTCTTTTTAAAGGAGTATTACTTTTGAAACTTTCTTTTAAAAAGGTGCTAATCAACTTTACTAAACACACTTAATTATCATTCCTTCAACACTAACCTCACTCACTCACTCTATAGCCTATACATTTCTCATTTTATCAATGAGAGGGAAAGGAGTAGAGAATTTTCTAAGGCTAATAAATTTATTGCTTCCAAGACTTTCAACTAAAACCAAATTATTGAGGAGGGAATAGGTGCGAATGAGTTATAAAGACAATataaatctatacctagtctatgcCTAGGAACACCATAgattattagaagccatgtgacatctcattattagaagccatgtggcATCTTTCCTTTCATtcatcattttattttgttttttttttcaatttttctttattgtttctatgatttacaacttctaatgcctcttccactccattttccttattcagcttcaagttattaatagtctaatatactcattagtctcttccactccacccctttaacatccaatatttattcagcatataatttttacatttttccaaccttcaaattacatctctatttaattcatatattaccaaaaatcacaagtattcactaattaaaacttcaaaagacatcTGAACAACCACTAAACAACTGCCCGTTCTATAAACGGGCTAAAAAGCcagttataaataaaaaaaggtaGACGAAAAAATTAACATGTGACTTATCATAAACAGGCATTTGATTTTTACTACTATGCCAAAACTTCATTAACAacattaaattattttctacctataaattatTAAGGATAAAGGATAAAGAgggggaaaaagaaagagaaaaagaaagatgcGGAAATAATTTTGAACAATCACATGGATGTGTCATATTCGTATGAAAAAGCCAATTCAAATTATCTTTATCATGGAAGATTAGCAATAAAAGTCCGCCAACGATAAATTGATAATGACTCTTAGGCTCTATTTAACACGGATGAATCTAATGTTACTTATATGTAAGTTGTTTGACATTGAAAAAAGATGAGAGAAAATATCATCCTATAAATTTGAGAAGTTACTTTCACTATTGTTAATTGGGCAATTGATATATATTAGTGAATGGGGCAATTGATAGATATTAGTGTGAATTCTTTGGTGACTAATATGCTTATAAGTGGATATTGAAATTTTAAGATaccaattaaataattaaattgtttGGTTAAGTgggattgaggctgaacttggtagggaggaccccgtgttcgatccctcgCAATAACAATTGACAGGGGACTAGAACATATCCACTCAAAACTCGTCCCGAATCCGAATTAGCTCTAAGGATGAAACGAGTggtacacccaaaaaaaaaggttaaggGGATACCCCACGTACcttaattaaactcatatttAACTAACCTTAACCCTTTTGATCAACACTAATTATCAAATATTATGTACAAAATCATTCTGATCAAGTAAAATTCTAATCAGTTAACTTATCGGATTCAACTCCTTTTCATTCATTGATATATACCaaacaaaaccctaaaaacCTAGTGATGTATTCTTTTATCTCTTTTTAAGAAAGGAAAAGCAAATGAAAATAGGATAGTGATACATACATCTACCAAACTACTTAACTACCAATAAAATTATTAATGTGGGGTGATCTATACTATTcctattaataataataaatatataacatGGGGTGTatatattaattatgattattgaaTTGAATAACTAAAATTAGGCTAGGTAAAGCTATGTGTTAATTAATGCATGTGCTTACCAACAGTTGCAGAATTGTATGTGGTGCTACCATCAATCACATTCTTCTTCCCAGTGATAATCGTCTTGGACCTCCCATCTCCAATAAACATAAGATTCGTCTTCTTATTATGAATATCTACATTTTCGTTGTACACTCCTGCTTTAATCCTAATCACATACCTCTTCTTACTCTTTACCGGTGCCGCCGCCACCGCCGCCGCTATCGTCCGGTGGTTCCCGGTCCCGTCAGCCGCCACAACAGTATCCGCCTTTACGGGACCCCCTTGAAGCATCCTTCTATCTACACTTGACATCCACCTTGGCCACCCGAACTCGTCGTGATCATGATCATGATCATTATTATTAGTAGAATAAAGTTGCCTCTTCTTAGTGGCTGCTTCGGCAGCCATATCAACGTCAGTCATGTTTGTTATCATGGCTAAGGCGTTACTACACATTTTTTCCACGTGGACCTGCCCGCTTTGGAGCGTGTCTCGCACGTGCCTATCGGCGTCCCCGTGGGAGAATCCGTCTAGGCATGTCTCTTGATCGGTTATGGCGGATGATATGAGCGTCTTCATATCATCCGCATAACCCTTTAAGGACTTACTGCGtgttgtattattattattattattattattgttgtcaGTATGTTGGTAGCTCAGGAGGTCCTGTAAGGTTCTCCTGAGCTCATCCAGAGTCTCATCAATAGACTCGAGACAGTCGTGGAGAGCAATTTTTTCGCGGACTGTAAGATTCTTACGAGTCTTGATGAGCTTTTTTACCGTGAAGTAGTTATGTTCCACGGCCAGTGTGGTGAGGTTTAAGGAGGCGGCAATGACATCTTTTAGGGTGGAGATTttggtggtggaggtggtggaAGGAGCGGTGGCAATAGCCGAGTAGCAAAGGTCAGGGTATAGAGTGCTACTGCATGAGGTTTTAACAACGGCATGTGTTTCCGGGGAAAGTCTATGATCTCTTTGCCGATGAGATGAGCTTACTCCGACGCTAATGCCGATGGTGGTGGCTATGAGTAGGAGGGAAGAAAGAAGGGCTAACAAGAGTAATTTCTTGTGTTTTTTAGATAATTGCTTCATGATTATGGCCTTTCTAGCTTTCAATAATGAGTAGAAATGATTTTGTACTAATGTACTATGAATGTATatttgagagaaaaataaagGATAACAAGTTAGTGGTTGTTTTGATGAGGAGGTAGCAATGGCCAATAGCGGGGTATATATTGGATTATTGGAATATTAATTGTGAGTTGAAAGTTCTTTTCAAAAAGCATATTGACATAAGATGCTTGGTGATTTTGGCGTAAATAGTGAAGTTTAAAGGAGATAAGTCATAGGTTATGTGTATATTTTACGTCATAATTaatgataatataaaaaataatcaaaataggTTAAAAGTTATCAAAAATATATTGGGAAAAAGCTAACtgagtgcgcgcaagaccttttgatctCAAATTTTCCAATTACTAGGGTAGTAACATACTTAAGAATAACAATAGGCTACAAATTTGAAACCCCCCTCCCTCATTTGTgttttattttcctaaaaaaaaaaaaaaaacatctaacATCCTCCTTTCTTTCATTGTTTAGTTCGTTGGGATCATACATTCATACTTTGACATACAAATTAATCCCATGAATGTAGTTGGTTGCCATTAATTAGGATGatctaaattaaaataattaacaacATGATTGAGATATTAATCTAATAATCTAGTGTTTAACACGGAGAGTCTATGTAGTGTAGGACGATAAGTCACCCATTCTAACATTCTTTTTTCCACTTGTAATTTATAATGACTTATAGCTCGTTTCGcacctaaaaaaaaaatcaacgtCTATTCAGGTAATTGTAAAGAGAGAGCATTTTGCTTTACAAAAAATTTTGCACGAATAAGTTATACTTTAGTAATATTGAAATAATTTTTATctaattttttgtaacttttaacaggtttttgttgaacttttatattatgaaaaataaatgaTAGGTAAATTTTAAAGGATTAAATATTACTTTTATATATCATTAGCAATTTTGAAGGAATActtttattaaaagaaaaaattacatgattaaaaaatagatattaTATCAGGATCATTTTTAAGTATTATGATGAAGTTTTCCATTAGTTTAACCGCGGTTAACCATTccttaacaataataataaataaataaataaaacaaatcaagaaatactccctccgtcccttaatactcgcaccggtttgaccggtgcggagtttaagacatttgaattgacttattaatttaatgggtgttagttgatagtggggtattttttttaatatagttagtgggaaatgtgtaagaggtggagAATGGTGAGttggggtgtgaatttttaaatgattttttgtagggaataggggtgtaggtggggttagtaaataagtgtgagaaataatataatattggtataaattttcatttatagaagcggtgcaagtattaagggacggcccgaaaaggaaagtggtgcgagtattaagggacggagggagtaattaaaaGAGATGTGTAGGCATTGAGATGCATATTTTTGCAGTAATTTTGTACGTAGTAATTTTTTATGACATGGAAGATCTAGGGAAAGTCATTCGTTAAACACTCCGAAATTTGACCCTTTTGAGAGttttgtcatgtatttgaaaaAGAACATTCAATTCTCCATTGCGAGATACCTTGTTGATTGTTCATTCTAGACACTTGTAGTTTTTGTATAACACAATTAGTTGACATCTTTACAAAACTATgtctaaaaaaattaaattggcAAAGAAAATCACTTCGACAACATACTTGTATTTTAAGAGAAATTAATTCATTAGTCATCACCATTTTCTGAACATAATTTTTGATACTATGATACTATGTGTACTAACATGGGAAACAtgaaaagaatttttttttttttttttttaacttagaTAACCGTGGTTAAATATTTAATGGAATAAGTCATGGTAACAAAGAAGTCAATACCTTAAATGTACCATTGGcaatataattaaaattaagtgtATTATTGACAGAAGACAATAGTACAAGTGTACTAATGAGAATTTCCCTATTATTATAAATTGCCTTTAAACAAGAGTTTTTGCTTGCTTTATCTACTCTTTCACTGATTACTGAAAGTATAAGAATCGAAAGTCGGGAACCGACGAAGCTATTGAAATAAAAATACTTATCACGTTTAAAAGCATATAACTATTGATAGCTACTGAGATGCTTTCATTATTGGTggaaaaatcaaaggatctccttttcttttcctttactTTCTTTacaactttttttgtttttgtttttaagaATTAAATTTCCTCACAACTTGATATAACGTGGAGCCCCTTTGATGAAACGTTAACGAGATTTCCTCTCAATCCAATCACAATATTTTACTCAAGACGGATATATAGATGGTTGGTCTTGCCAATTGACGATTTAAGAGAATACTTTATCTTGCAATATCTGAAGTAAGGATCCTCTCCATTTTCTTAAATCAGCACTTGTAAATACAATGAAAGGAAAAGTaattacaaacttttctataaggcggtcttacataaaagaccaacttggtatcatataagttaaacaatgaaaccaattagttaagcacttgaactaattagttgcgcactgaaaccaattagttaagcaaaagaattaattagttaagcaattgaatcaattaattaagtaatgtaaccaattagttaagaaattgaaccaattagttaagtaaccaaagtggtctttccggtaaggcggtcttacacaaaagttgccgaaaAGTAATGGGCCGGGGTTTGGAATGTTCTTTTTAACTTGCATAGTTATCATGATATTAAGATAGAAAATAgattaaaaaaagaaacataGATTACCTTAACATTAACGCCAATGTTTGAGTACCTATTTTCATTGTAACTTATATTACCTCCTTCTCTAAATAATCGTATCACTTTGACTTTTGTCACTATTCATTTATCAAGTTAATATTTTTTCTATCATTTATACAAGCTACTAAggtcctgttttttttttgcttaatttcagtttcaggatTTATTTCGCAGTTCAACTCAGTTACGGTTAAgatcagttcaggagcattcagttcagttcaggagtattcagttcagttcagttcagttcagttcaagagcattcagttcagttcaattcagttcaggagcattcagttcaggagcattcagttcagttcagttcagttcaggagcattcagttcagttcagttcagttaagcTCTAAAGAACATGGCCTAATTAGGGCCAAAGTTTAAAATTTGTGACCATATGAATGATAAACATGAGaaacattatggaacggaggaagtatacacAATTGTTAACATAAATAATTACTTGATTTTATAGTTATTTTacttttgttttatatattaaaagagaggcatATCCGATAGCGACAATTTTCAGTTGATTTGATGCACCTCTCTTTTAGTACATGAACTACTAATCTACTATTTAGTAGTACTATAGTACTTGTGCGATGCACGACTTATAATCTCAATATTAATTTTGAATGAAAACTAAAACTATAGTTATTGACAATTATCATCAATATatcttatactccctccgtcccagattagttgttacacttacctttgcacaaagttttaggtggtAAGTGGTTGTTtcattatcaattgttattttattaaaaaaagtagatgtgataggagatagtggggtatttttttaattgaatgagagagagtgtggggacaaaaaaagtttagtgggaagagagagacaatataataattgtgggatcattcctaatttagaagtgtaacaactaatctgggacggacgaaaaaggaaaatgtaacaactaatctgggatagAGGGAGTAGATGTTTTTCTAACTAAAATTAATGATAGATAGATATGTTATGGCTCGTTCAgtgtcttattttatttttcaataaaaagTAAACCCACTAAGGGTATGTAAACCCCTTTTTGCATCTAAAGGGgtatgtaacaactaatctgggatagAGGGAGTAGATGTTTTACGATCTAAAATTTTCAAttagctattaaatgaatttcaaattcatttaattcggcGATCCATTTTATCCATTGTTGCgaccttgtaggttcattcaagagttgttgagcctaataaggattagttctcattgatcggaagcattgctccagctaatTCTGATCACTTAATCTTACTCGGAGAATTAACCCGAACCTtagtattagactaatgcaccttggttaAAGGACAAATTCCCTTCAATATGTATGTTGAGAGGCCTTCTATTTTATATGTAGACGTGCAAAATGATGATATTTTTACCACATTTGGGGATGTATCAATCATACATACGGGATTGGTTGGATGAGTTAAGTTGATGATGTTTGTCATGTCTTGAATGTTTAAATGTTGATGGAATTTGCTAATCACCTTGAACTGTCGAACTTTGAAACTATAGAAgttggaacttgaattttgcaGAACAACAactttgtgtaagaccgccttatcgaAAATACCACTTTGATTATTTAACTTATTTGTTATttcaatgtttaactaattagtttcgttgcttattaattagttatagtgcttaactaattagtttcattgtttaactaattggtttcagtgcttaactaactagttatagtgcttaactaattgatttcattggttAACTTACATGAACCAATGTGGTCTTTTGCGTAAggccgccttatataaaagtttatgTTTGCCGAATAAGAGGTTTGAACTTTAGAAATTTGAATATTGGAgccttgaattttgaaatgtagATACCGTTCATAGCATGTACGGAGTAGTCGAATGGTAGGAATTTGAATGGACCTTGAACGTTCGCAAGTTAGTCACTCCTCCTTTCATTTTACTTGCAATGTTGGTCATTTTCACGCATGcctgcacaactttgatcattaatatattTAGTTCTCTTTAAgctaatattataaaaaattgatattttaacCATACACATTGACATAATTTAACAACATTCAACATGGTTGTGTTCTAGCTTACAAAATCACCACAAATAATAATAGTAGAATGAGTAATAGTGTAAAAAGGAAACGGAGGAAATGGGGATTAGGGAAGAGAAGGGTAACATAGTAAAACAATTATTTATTGTTGAAATCC
This sequence is a window from Spinacia oleracea cultivar Varoflay chromosome 1, BTI_SOV_V1, whole genome shotgun sequence. Protein-coding genes within it:
- the LOC110787198 gene encoding pectinesterase, producing the protein MKQLSKKHKKLLLLALLSSLLLIATTIGISVGVSSSHRQRDHRLSPETHAVVKTSCSSTLYPDLCYSAIATAPSTTSTTKISTLKDVIAASLNLTTLAVEHNYFTVKKLIKTRKNLTVREKIALHDCLESIDETLDELRRTLQDLLSYQHTDNNNNNNNNNTTRSKSLKGYADDMKTLISSAITDQETCLDGFSHGDADRHVRDTLQSGQVHVEKMCSNALAMITNMTDVDMAAEAATKKRQLYSTNNNDHDHDHDEFGWPRWMSSVDRRMLQGGPVKADTVVAADGTGNHRTIAAAVAAAPVKSKKRYVIRIKAGVYNENVDIHNKKTNLMFIGDGRSKTIITGKKNVIDGSTTYNSATVAVTADGFLARDLTIQNTAGPAKHQAVALRVGGDLAAFYQCDILAYQDTLYVHKSRQFYVKCLITGTVDFIFGNAAVVFQDCDIHARKPNPGQKNMVTAQSRTDPNQNTGIVIQKCRIGATSDLQASKNTFPTYLGRPWQDYSRTIIMQSTISDVVHPAGWHEWEGDFALKTLHYGEYKNTGPGADTSKRVQWRGVKVITDTVEAQQYTPGNFIAGGNWLPATAFPFSLGL